The Neurospora crassa OR74A linkage group IV, whole genome shotgun sequence genome has a segment encoding these proteins:
- a CDS encoding vacuolar protein sorting protein — MFLKNLDLTTALRPSYLPDEDLLFVQDNVGLYEGKYKLPNQQNGQVYLTSHRICYVDKTEPRKYSAALDLKDIERYEFYAGFLKSSPKITLVPKANKRASLQPSRNGNASPAQRVDSPFRAPPVDTPPASSATWVCTICSFSNPVPSNFDPTTASEHTSLPPCLACGIKPTLTHILKATISNATSRQPGGGPAIYPPLPDRSKQGSESTAPATQASPSPFQAADASASFQCPRCTFLNHPSLMSCEMCGGPLISNDLPAELMQQRRETDSPGPVLSSLAPKSEALESVKISFRGGGEKIFYERLKGSMTQRKWLLQGAPPIPKTSSNGLGVGSGSGGGAGGGVGSAAGQPERVKIAGIAGLEQRGQSMRKNNEIVIGNAFEDLEALMASAKDIVALAETFARQVKGAGGASSGSENALLAESASQLGLIATKDIVGSGGGGDSLYLSELARTLAEFLTDDARGVLRKAGGIISLVDLWAMFNRLRGGVELVSPADFEKAVNLWDKLGLPVRLRTFKSGVKVVQGRDRTDETTIRALLAWMQDLHNFPPDREVAWDWREFGRGVTARDVAERFGWSIGVAEEELEMAEERGVLCREEGIEGLKFWENFIDTGEGASRPHPVKEDNERLMKALQESGFL; from the exons ATGTTTCTAAAGAATCTCGACCTCACCACTGCCTTGCGGCCGTCGTACCTGCCCGATGAAGATTTGCTCTTTGTCCAGGACAATGTGGGGTTGTACGAGGG CAAATACAAGCTGCCCAACCAACAAAATGGCCAGGTTTACCTGACCTCGCACCGGATATGCTACGTCGACAAGACGGAGCCCAGAAAATACTCTGCCGCTTTGGATCTCAAAGACATTGAGCGCTACGAGTTTTAC GCCGGATTTCTCAAGTCATCGCCCAAAATCACCTTGGTACCCAAGGCCAACAAGCGAGCATCCCTCCAACCGTCGCGCAATGGAAATGCTTCACCGGCGCAGCGTGTAGACAGCCCCTTTCGTGCACCGCCCGTTGATACACCTCCAGCGAGCTCAGCGACATGGGTATGTACCATCTGCAGCTTCTCCAACCCCGTACCGTCCAATTTCGATCCGACGACGGCAAGTGAACATAcgtccctccctccctgcTTAGCTTGTGGTATCAAGCCTACCTTGACCCATATTCTCAAGGCGACCATCTCGAATGCGACAAGTCGACAGCCCGGTGGGGGACCTGCCATCTACCCTCCGCTTCCTGACCGATCCAAGCAAGGTTCCGAATCAACGGCACCAGCGACTCAGGCATCTCCATCGCCTTTTCAAGCAGCAGACGCGAGCGCATCTTTCCAGTGTCCAAGATGCACCTTTCTCAACCATCCCTCGCTAATGTCATGCGAGATGTGCGGAGGGCCACTCATCTCCAACGACTTACCTGCTGAACTCATGCAACAAAGGCGGGAGACTGACTCGCCCGGCCCAGTTCTGAGCAGTCTGGCTCCCAAAAGCGAGGCCCTCGAAAGCGTCAAGATTTCCTTCCGCGGAGGCGGAGAGAAGATCTTCTACGAAAGGCTCAAGGGATCAATGACCCAGCGCAAGTGGCTGCTTCAAGGCGCACCTCCGATTCCCAAAACCTCTTCAAACGGGTTAGGGGTAGGATCTGGTTCTGGTGGAggggcaggaggaggagtcggcTCAGCTGCAGGCCAGCCCGAACGGGTAAAGATCGCGGGAATCGCAGGCCTCGAACAGCGCGGCCAATCCATGCGCAAGAACAACGAGATCGTCATCGGAAACGCATTCGAGGACCTCGAAGCCCTGATGGCCTCCGCCAAGGACATTGTGGCCCTGGCAGAAACCTTTGCTCGCCAAGTCAAGGGTGCAGGAGGCGCCTCCTCCGGCAGCGAAAATGCGCTGCTCGCCGAGTCTGCCAGCCAACTTGGCCTCATTGCGACCAAGGACATTGTCGgcagtggcggcggcggcgactcGCTCTATCTGTCCGAACTTGCCCGTACATTGGCCGAGTTCCTCACGGATGATGCGCGAGGCGTGCTGAGGAAAGCAGGCGGGATCATCTCGCTTGTCGACCTCTGGGCCATGTTCAACCGGCTTCGCGGAGGTGTGGAGCTGGTCAGCCCTGCGGATTTCGAAAAGGCGGTTAACTTGTGGGACAAGCTCGGGTTGCCCGTCCGGCTGCGCACGTTCAAGTCGGGCGTCAAGGTGGTTCAGGGGCGCGACCGGACGGACGAGACGACCATCAGGGCGTTGCTGGCCTGGATGCAGGATTTGCACAATTTCCCGCCGGACCGGGAGGTGGCGTGGGACTGGCGCGAGTTTGGGCGTGGCGTCACCGCGAGAGATGTGGCGGAGAGGTTCGGTTGGAGTATAGGTGTCGCTGAGGAGGAACTCGAGATGGCGGAAGAGCGTGGCGTGTTGTGTCGCGAGGAAGGCATCGAGGGGTTGAAGTTCTGGGAAAACTTTATTGACACGGGAGAAGGTGCTTCAAGGCCACATCCGGTGAAGGAGGACAACGAGAGGCTTATGAAGGCGTTGCAGGAGAGCGGTTTTTTGTGA
- a CDS encoding cellulose-binding protein → MVATVRLLSGLVGSFSFLSLASAEPQVRDDVRIMALGDSITGNPGCWRALLSRKLNATNITPPLPYSQIRFVGTQPRTYCGYGSAYDWPHEGHGGYLATGIAQETVPITGTEVVPAPRQPLLQSWLTAPGVAPVDIILMHLGTNDIWQNRTAIQIINAYGQLLDQMRAVNPTIRLLVAQILPMEPANCLECPAKVRMLNRYISIWAQYVTRPQSPVEAVDLYSGFNATRYTTDGVHPNARGDEAIATGWVGAVIRSVRDVLAQREIRV, encoded by the exons ATGGTAGCAACCGTCCGACTTCTCAGCGGCCTTGTAGGCTCGTTCAGTTTCCTTTCTCTTGCCTCGGCTGAGCCACAAGTCCGAGATGATGTCCGCATTATGGCCCTAGGTGATTCCATCACCGGCAATCCA GGCTGCTGGCGCGCCCTCCTTTCCCGCAAGCTCAACgccaccaacatcacccCACCCCTTCCCTACTCCCAAATCCGCTTCGTCGGCACCCAACCCCGCACCTACTGCGGCTACGGCTCCGCCTACGACTGGCCGCACGAAGGGCACGGCGGATATCTCGCAACGGGCATTGCCCAAGAAACCGTTCCCATCACCGGCACTGAAGTCGTCCCGGCTCCAAGGCAGCCTCTCCTCCAATCCTGGCTCACCGCCCCCGGCGTCGCCCCCGTGGACATCATCCTCATGCACCTGGGCACCAACGACATCTGGCAAAACCGCACCGCCATCCAAATCATCAACGCCTACGGCCAGCTGTTGGATCAGATGCGCGCCGTCAACCCTACCATTCGCCTTCTTGTCGCCCAGATCTTGCCCATGGAGCCGGCGAATTGCCTCGAGTGCCCGGCCAAGGTCAGGATGCTGAATCGGTATATCTCGATCTGGGCGCAGTATGTTACTCGCCCACAGAGTCCGGTGGAGGCGGTTGATCTGTATTCGGGTTTCAACGCAACGAGGTATACCACGGACGGAGTCCACCCGAATGCGAGGGGCGATGAGGCGATTGCGACGGGGTGGGTGGGGGCCGTTATACGGTCTGTTAGGGACGTGTTGGCTCAGAGAGAAATAAGGGTTTGA